The Desulfonatronum sp. SC1 DNA segment GAACCCTGAACCGCCACATCTTCATGAGTTCTCCGGGTCCGTGAACAGCCAAAATTATTACCCGTTCAAGCCGACATTGCAAACCGTCTCCCCCAAGCCGCCGACAGCTGCACGGCGTCCGTGGACGATCAAAATATTGGATGTTGGAGTGGTTAAACGAAAAAAGCCCGTCACGACAATCCGCGACGGGCTTAAATTGGTAAAAAAAACGAAAAGAAGGATCAGTCTTTCAACTTATTAACAGCCAGGGTCAGTCGGGACACCTTTCGGGCCGCGCACCCCCAGTGAATAACTTTTTTTCCCGCGGCCTTGTCCAGAACGGTGGTGGCCTGCGTCAATTGGGCCTGGGCTTGTTCCAAATCCTTTTGCTCCACGGCCTGACGGACCGCCTTCACGGCATTCTTGATCCGGGTCTTGGTCGCCTTATTGCGGGCCTGAGCCTTCAGGCTCTGACGGTGCCGCTTGAGTGCCGATGCATGATTAGCCAATGTCTTTCCTCCTCAAGGATGTAGAATCGATAAAATTTGAATATGGGCGGCACGTTGTGCCTTTCGAATTGTCTCACATGGCAAAAAAAGATTCCTACGCAAAAGAGCGTCAAGTTGTCAAGGAATTATCTTCACGGGTCAGTGTTTTTTGTCGCTAAACCTGCAAGGCCGGAAAGTCGGCAAGCGCGTCGAACCGGTCCACTAGGGACTTGAGTAAGTTCAGACGATTATTCCGCAATTCCGTCTCCGGACACATGACCATGACATGGTCGAACAGGTCGTCCACATATGGTTTGATTTCCAGAAGCAGGGCCAGCATATCCGCGTACCGATCCTGGGCCGCCATTTCCTCCCAGCGTGGAACGATGGCCCGCCAGGCCCCGGCCAGAGCCTTCTCTTGAGATTCAGTGAGCAACGCATCGTCGCAGACGCCGCTGAGGCTTGGACCGTCCGCGCTGTCCACGGCCTGCTTGCGGATGATGTTCGCGGCCCGCTTGAAGGTCTGCACCGAGGCCGTAAACTCCGGCTCCTTGCTGAAGCGCAACAATGCCTCGACCCTGGCCCGCAGGGCCCAGACATCCGCGAACCCGGCCCCAACCGCTGCGTCCACGATCCGAGTGGGATAGCCCTGACCTTGGAAATAGGCTTTCAGGCGCTGGCCAAAAAAGTCCAGCAGCTTGGCCCGGCTCACCTCGGGCTCGATTTTCCACGAAGTCGGCCCATAAGCCTCCTGGGCGTCCGCCAGCAGCTTCTCCAGATCCAGGCGCAGGCCGTGTTCCATGATGATCCGGCAGATCCCCAGGGCGGCCCGGCGCAGGGCGTAAGGATCATTGGCCCCGGTGGGGGTCATGTCCAGGCCGAAACATCCGGCCAGGGTGTCGGCTTTTTCCGCCATGGCCAGCAATGCTCCCAGACGAGTGGTCGGGACCGGGCTGTCCGGCCCGGCGGGCAGATAGTGCTCGGCAACGGCCTGGGCCACCTCCTCCGCCTCTCCCTGCAGACGGGCGTAGATCCCGCCCATGGTCCCTTGCAGTTCGGCGAACTCCTTGACCATCTCCGAGACCAGGTCCATTTTGGCCAAAAGTCCGGCCCTTGCGGCCCGTGCCCGGCTTTCGGGCAGGAACCTATCGGCCAGGACCCCGGTCAAACGCTCCAACCGCCGACACTTGTCGCCCATGCTGCCCAACGGCGCCAAAAAGACGACGCTCTCCAGCATGTTCAGCCACGTCGTGGAGGAAGCCCGGCAATCGACATGAAAAAAGAACCGGGCGTCTTCCAATCGAGCCCGAAGCACCCGCTCCCAGCCCTTGCGCACCAGATGCTCGTCCTTGGGCCGCAGGTTGATCACGGTCAGAAAATTCGGCAGCAGGTTGCCGGATTCGTCCTCTACGCCGAAACTTTTCTGGTGCTGCTCCATGCTGGTCAGCAATACCTCGCGGGGCAGTTCCAGGAAAGAAGGATCAAACTCGGCCAGCACGGCCACCGGGTGCTCCACGAGCTGGATCACTTCCTCCAAAAGTCGATCTTTCCAGACGACCCGCGCCCCACTCAGGGCCGCCAAGTCGTCGCCTTGCGCAACAACGGTCTCCCGTCTAACGGCGCTCTCCAGAACGACGTGCCCCTGCTCCGCCAGGATCGAAAAAAAATCCCCGGCCTCCCGGATATTCCAAGGGCCGCGACCCATGACCCGGTGCCCGTACGTCATGCGGTCCGCGACGACCCCGGCGAATCGAACGTCCACCACGTTCGCCCCGAGCAGGCAGAGAATCCAGCGCAGCGGACGACCAAACGCCGTATCCCCGTCGGCCCAGCGCATTTTCTTGGGAAAGCTCAGGCCGGCGATGATTTCGGCCAACAGCCCGGGCAGGATGTCCGTGCTTCGACCGCCGCCCACCTGCTTGCGCACCGCGGCATAGGCCCCCTTGGGGGTGTCGTAGGCGAACAGTTGAGAGGGCTCCACTCCGTATCCCGCGGCAAACCCCAAGGCCGGCTTCAGAGGTTGGCCGTCCGGTCCAAAGGCGGCTTTCCAAGGCGGCCCGATGAACAGTTCCTCCATCACCTGCTGGTGCTGATCCACGCTTGGACAGAAAACGGTCAGCCGTCTGGGTGTCGAAGCGGTCCGCACCGGAGCGGCCTGAATCCGAGCCGTCTCCAGGGCCTGACTCACCCCCTCGGCCAACTGACGCTCCAAAGGGGCCAGGAATCCGGCCGGCATTTCCTCGGTCCCCAATTCCAGAACAAACGGCGCGCCGGTCATGACGCACCTCTTAAAGCATCGGGCTGGGACTCTGGCCGCGAACCGGACTGGCCCGCCGGCGCAAGCATGGGCAGGCCCAGTTCTTCGCGCTGGGCCGCGTACAACCGAGCCACACGGGAAGCCAGTTTGCGCACTCGGGCGATATATCCGGTCCGTTCCGTAATGGAGATGGCGCCTCGCGCGTCCAATAAGTTGAAGGTGTGCGAACACTTCAAGCAGTAGTCATAAGCCGGCCAGGGCAGCCCGGCCTCGCCCAAACGGGTGCTTTCCGCCTCGTACATTTCGAAAAGGCGGGCCAGCATATCCGCGTCCGCGGCCTCGAAATTGTACCGGGAGTGTTCCACCTCGCCTTGATGATGCACCTGACCGTAGGTGACGGTCTGATTCCATTGCAAATCGTAGACCGATTCCTTTTCCTGGAGATACATGGCCAATCGTTCCAGACCATAGGTGATTTCCACGCTGACCGGCTTAAGGTCGATGCCCCCGACCTGCTGAAAATAGGTGAACTGGGTCACCTCCATGCCGTTGAGCCAGACTTCCCAACCCAGACCCCAGGCCCCCAACGTGGGAGACTCCCAGTCGTCCTCCACGAACCGGATGTCGTGTTCGTCGGCCCGGATGCCCAAGACGGCCAAGCTTTCCAGGTACATTTCCTGAATGCGGTTGGGGGACGGTTTCATGATAACCTGAAATTGATAATAGTGCTGCAAGCGATTCGGATTCTCGCCGTACCGACCGTCAGTTGGCCTGCGGGAGGGCTCCACGTAGGCCACGTTCCAGGGTTCCGGCCCAATGACTCGCAAGAAGGTAGCCGGATTGAACGTCCCCGCCCCCATTTCAATGTCATAGGGCTGCTGCACCACGCACCCCCGTTGCCCCCAATAGGTTTGCAAGGCAAAAATGATGTCTTGAAAATACATTGCGGTTCCTGGTTTGATAAAGTTATTGGAAGTCAAATCAATTGCCCTTCCACCTCTTGCCCCGGCTTTCACTCCGAGACGAACCGACCATTGCGCCAGCGCAGCCCGAGATGACGTCGCACGTACCCGTCCACCATCTGAAACAACTCCCCTCGCGTGGCCGGAGACATGGACAGGGCCGCCCACTGTCGAGGGCCGTTGGAAGACAGGTTGTTCAAGATAGAACGGGTCTCCGGCCCGATCCGGAGTTGGTGCCCACCAGTTGGAGGACAGTGGGCGCAATATATCCCACCGGTCTCCATTGCCAAGGTCATTCCAGGGTGATCAGCCATCCTTACGGCTTGTGGCTCGACCCGTTCTCCACATTGCGGCTCGGCCATTGTCCGTCCGCATATCGAACACGTGCTCAACTCCGGAGCGTAGCCTTGGGTGAAACAGATCTTGGCCCGAAAAAGCTGGGCGAATACAGGAGGAACATCTTCGGCCTGATTCAGGACGTCCAAGGTTTCCAACAGCAGCCCATGTATCGCCGAGGCCTCATCAGAACTGATCCGCAAAGCCTGGACGAATTGCAGGCAATTCGCCGCCAGTCCGGCCCGGCTCGCATCGTGACGCAACCGCGAAAATCCACGCAGCAGGGTCGCTTCCTCCAGTACATGGCGACCCTTGGCCGGAAAAAAACGCACCTTGAGCAGCACGCTGTTCAAGGCGTCCAGGCAGCCGCAAAAGCGGCGTCGACTCTTGGCGCCACCGAAGGCCATGGCCGTAACCATTCCGTGACTCGGAGAAAAAAAACGCACCCAGCAGTCGATCTCGCGAAACCTGCCGACTTTGAAAATCAGGCCTTCGCCGGTCCACTCCCGGTACACGACGCACCTTTATTAAGAGGAAGCCACGTGTGATACTTGTCAGGGAAAACGCAAGGACATGACTTCACCGGAGCGAGCCGAGAAGGGCCACGGATTGCCGTCCATATACAGAACCACTCCTCCGGCATTGCCCAAGCGGACTTCCAGGGTGTTTTCAAACGTGATCACGAAGCGTTCCCCGGGCCGTAAAAATGCTTCCCGAGGGCGAGCGCCGTCGGCTTGGGCGGAGAGCCAACAATTTTCCGTGGCCCGAATTTCCAGTGTCTTCTCGACTCCCGCCGGAGCAAGCGCGGGTTCTTGAGCAACCCGAGCCTCCTCGGGACGTCGCGCTTGGCCTGGAGCTTCGGTTTGACCCGTTTCGGCAACGGATTCGGGTGCGGGAGCCGGGTCTGGCGTTGAGGGGGATTCCGGGGTCGTTGCCGGGGGAGTTTCTCGGGGAGCCTCCGCGACGGGCGGAGTTCGAGGCCCGGTTTCTGGAACAGGACGATCCTGAACCGTGTCTACTATCGCCTGGGACTCCAACTCCGGCAAGCCGGCGTCTTCCGGGGTCTCGCTAATTGGTTCCTCGGCCAAGGAAGGAAAAGCCAGGGACCCAGGTTCTGTTCCAATCCCGAGATCGCCTTCTCTCACAAAAGGCTCACCGTGAGGCGCGGGGCCCAGGAACCGCTCCGAACCGGGACGACCTGTGGTCACGGATGAAGCGTCTTGCGAGGCGTCAGTGGAAAATATTCCGAAAATATCACCCTTGAAAAACCAGACTCCGGACCCGATGAGCACCAGAAGCAGCAGAACTCCAACGAAAATACCGACAAACCGTGGCCAGCCCTCCCGCACGGCCGGCAGTTTCTCGGCATCGGCCAAAACCAAATCATCATAATCCGACTCGTCCTTGGAAACATAGATCTGGGCCAGGGTATTGCCCATCTTATCTGCGTCCATTCCCAAAAACCGAGCGTAATTCTTGACGAATCCCTTGGCGTAGACCGGGTGCGGCAGGGCCTGTTCGTTTCCCTCTTCAATGGCCGTCAAGTTCATCCGACTGATCTTGGTCTTGTCCATCACGTCCGTGATTTCCAAGCCCTGCCGGAGACGCTCTTCTTTCAGCAGTCGACCGAATTCCTTCAGATCCATAGTGTTCTCCAAAACAGCGTATCCGCTTTCAGTGCCTGGCCTTCACCGTGCCCCACCGAGGCATGAACGCGCCCGCGTCGGGAATAACCGCATTATTATGAATAGCTAGAGCCGAACATCGATCAAGGCCCTGTTCCGCAGATTCTCCATATAAACATCATAACGCTCATCCAGGAGTGGTTCCATTAACGTCTCGCGGATTTGCTCCTCCACATCGGCCAGGGTTTTCAATTCACCTGCTTCCTCTTCCAGCAGCTTGATTACGGCCGGGCGGTCCTGGATCAGAACAACCGCGGAAACGTCCCCAACGCGCAATGGTTCCACGGCCCCGCGCCAGTTCGGCGACAAGTCTCCCCAAGCGAACATTCCCATGTCTCCGCCTTGCTCAGCTCCGGGGCCTCTGGAATATCGCCCAGCGGCTTCGCCAAATGACATATCTCCAGCCTGAATCTCGGCAAGAATCTCCTCGGCCAGAGTCTGAGAGTCGAACAGAATCAGGCCGAGACGAACCCGACGCTGCTGAGCGAATTCTTCTTTGTTGGCCTCGTAAAAGGACCGAACCTCATCCGAAGTGACCACGACCTTGCGGCGGACCATGAAGCCCAGCAGTCGATGTCGAAGCATTTCTTCCCGCAACCGGCGCTCGTACTGCTCCCGGTTAAGCCCTTGAATGGTCAACTGCTCCTGAAACTGACGCTCGCTCAACCCCGCCCGTTCGCGCAACTGTCGCGCCTGGGTCTGGACCTCCAGGTCCGTCACGGTGATTTCCAGGCGCTGGGCCTCCTGGCGCAAAAGAACTTCGTCGATCATTCGATCCAAGAGTTGGCGCTTAGCGTCCAGAAGCATGCGCTTCTCCGCCTCGCCCAGCTCCTGCCCCTGAAATTGCTCAACGAAAGGCCGAAAACGTTGATTCAGCTCAAACAAGGTGATGACATCGCCGTTGACCACGGCGACGATCCGGTCCACCACGTCTCGAGCCGAAGCAGTTCCAGCGGTTGCCGACAGGAAGAAAACAGCACACAGTATCACAATCTCCCAAAAATATCGCATTCCGTTTCTCCACGCAGAGACTTCAGTTCAGAGTTGGATCATTCCCGTGCCAATAATTGATGGTTGACCTGAATGCTGGCGGACCGCAACGCCTCGGTGAGCCATGCGTCAAAGGCCTCCCGAAGTTTGCTCTCGAGCAGAATCCGTTCCACCAACGGATAGGCCTGGGCCGGATCGACAATTCGCCCCTCGGTTCGCTCCAGTAAAACCAGAACCTGGTATCCGTCCGGGTTGCGCGACAGGATGCTCGTCGCCTGCTTGGGTTCCAAGCCGGACAGCAACGCCTGCCAGTCTCCAGGGATGTTGTCCTCTCTCAAGGCATAAGCATGCACGTCCACCCTGTCAAAGCGCTGCCCCAGCACGTCAGGATCAGGCTCGGTGGCGGAGAGTTCCAGCACCTTCTCCACCAAGTCCCGTTCCTGGCCTTGGACCAACAAAAACCGCACCCGGGGTCGCAGGTAAAAGTCGGCGATACGCTCCCGATAATAGGCGTCCACTTCCAGATAATCAATGGATATGGAAGGCCGCAGCACCTTCTGGACCAGCTTATTTTGATTCAGTCCGGCCCGGAGCTGCTCCCGCCAGCGATCCAGATGAATATATTCCTCGATCAGCATCTGCTCGAAAGCCCCTTCCGGATAGTCGGCACGGACCACCATCTCCGCCGCTTCCATTTCCTCGTCGGTCACGGCCAGGCCGTGATCAGCCAGATAACGGGCCACTAAGCGCTGGATCAGAATCTCGGTCAGCACGGCGCCGTACTCTTCCCGCAGACGAGGCAAAGAGTTCACTTGGTGTGTCATGCCCGCCAAGTATTTCAGATCATGCACGGCCTCGATTTCAGAGAGGAACACGGCTTCGCCGTTGACCCGTGCCACGACGCCCTGCTCGTCCAACGGCGCGGAGCATCCCAAAATCAGGAACAACAGCATGATCATGCCCAAGAAAGCAGCCAGGGAAGCGGCAGAAAAGGCGCCCCGAAATCCAACCAAAGAAGCGGTCGGGAAGACGGGTGGGACTGAAGCCTGGTAGGCGTTGGGGTGCAAGGAGTATTGACGCATGGAGATCATGACGAAGCGGGACGCGACGGCGTCAGCTCGGAAAGCAAGGTCGTGGCTTGTTGCAAATGCCTATAGTTAGCCGCCTTGTCCGCAAAGCGCAACTCCACCCGATTGGGCGGGAGCAGCCGTGCCTGGTCCTGGTGTTGAAGAACCCAGGGAACGATGGCATCCAGGACGGCCAAGTCCAACCCACCTGAATCGCCGGGCTCGTCCTTTCTCCCATTGGTCCCATCCGGCCAAGCCACGACCACCTTGCCCGGCAGCAGGTCGGCCTTGACCGCTTTCAGGGAGGACAACAACCGTTTCAGCCGGACGACCTCCAAAAAGGTTCGCAGTTCCTCGGGAAAACTCCCGAATCGGTCCTTGACCTCCCCCTCGATCTCCAAAGCCGCCTGGTTCGTGCCCGCCGAAGATAAGGCCTTGTAGAAATGCAGCCGGTCCCGGGCTTCTGGAATATAGCCCTCTGGAATATGCGCCGGATACAGGACGTTCATCTCGGTTTGCGCATCCTCCCGGGGAGCTTCGCCCTTGAGACGTCGGACTTCGTTCTCCAGCATCTCCAAAAACAACTCCAGCCCAACCTTGGAAATGGTCCCTGACTGGGTCTCGCCCAGGATGTTCCCGGCCCCGCGCAGCCGCAGGTCTTCCATGGCCACGAAAAAGCCCGCGCCCAGATAATCCATGTCCAGGATGACCTGCAGCCGCTTGCGGGTGGATTCCGGCAGGCCGTTCAGGTTATTCACCACGAAATAGGCGGAGGCTTGGCGCTCGCTTCGGCCCACTCGCCCCCGCAACTGATAGAGCTGTCCCAGCCCAAACATCTGAGCTTGGTCCACGATCAATGTGTTGGCCCGGGGAAAGTCCAGGCCGGACTCGATGATCGCGGTGCAGACCAGGATGTCCAGCTCGCCGTGCCAGAATTTATGCATGGCCTCCTCCAACATGGTCGCGCTCATCTGACCGTGGGCCATGCCGATTCGGGCCTCCGGGGCCAAGGAACGCACGTATTCCACCACCTGCTCCAGCCCCTGGACCCGGTTGTGCACCCAGAACGCCTGGCCGCCGCGTTCCAGTTCCTGGGCCAGAGCCCGGCGGAGCATTCCGGCGTCGCGTTCCAGAAGAAAGGTCTGCACCGGTTTGCGGTCCACGGGCGGGGTCTCGATGACACTCAGAGAGCGGATTCCGGAAAGAGAAAGCTGGAGGGTCCGGGGGATGGGCGTGGCCGTGAGGGTCAGCACGTCCACGTTCTTCCGCAGTTTCTTGAGCTTTTCCTTGTGCTTGACCCCGAAACGCTGTTCCTCGTCCAGGATCAGCAGGCCCAGGTTGGGCAGGTGCACGTCGTCGGAGATCAGCCGATGGGTGCCGATGAGAATGTCCACTCGGCCCCGGGCCGCTGCCTCCAGAACCTGCTTCTGGCGGACCTTGGGCACGAAGCGGCTGAGCATGGCCACCTGGACCGGAAAGTGTTCCATGCGCATCCGGAAATTCTGGTAGTGCTGCTCGGCCAGGACCGTGGTCGGGCAGAGCAGGGCCACCTGCTTGCCGTCCATCACCGCCCGGAAGGCCGAGCGCATGGCCACCTCGGTCTTGCCGAAGCCCACGTCCCCGCAGACCAGACGGTCCATCGGCTGAGGCAAATCCATGTCCGCAAGTACGTCGTCGATGGCCCGGGACTGGTCCGGAGTCTCCTCGTACCCAAAAGAAGCCTCGAAATCCCGGTACATCTCGTTCATCGGACTGTAGGCGTAGCCCTTGGCGACCCGACGATAGGCATAGATTTCCACCAGATCCTGAGCGATCTTTTCAATGGCCTTACGCGCCCGTTCCTTGGTCTTGGACCACTGCGCCCCGCCCAGCCGGTCCAGACTCGGGGACGCGCTCTCGGGCCCCTTGTAGCGCTGGACCAGGTTCAGGCGGTCCACGGGCAAATACAGCTTGTCCTCCCCAGCATATTCAATCAGCAGATAATCGTTGGCCGCGTCCCCGATCCGCACCCGGTGCAGCCCGTCGAAGCGGCCCAGGCCGTAATCCCGGTGCACCAGCAGATCCCCGGCGGACAATTCGTCAAAGGAGTCCAGCCCGGCAAAGCCCTTTTTATGGGCCTGGCGGGCCGGGCCTTTCTTTTCGTCGGGCTGAAGTACGTCCTCGGCCAAAAGCAACAGGCCGTTCCATTCCAGATCCAGTCCCTTGCGCAGGGAGGAGCGAACCAGGGCTACCCCCTGCCCTCGGGGATCGAAGGATTCACCAAAGGAGATACCTTCTTCGGCCAACCGCGTGCCGAACCGGTTCCTGGAATGATCCGAATGAAATGCGATCAGCACCTGGGGCCGCTCATCTTGCCACGTGCGCAGGGCCTGCATCAGCGTGCTCCAAGGACGTTGCCGGGCCTCGGGACGCCAGAACAGTTCCTGGAACGAGCCGAAAGTCTTTTCCGGCAGATCGACGCCCTGGCGATCCACACCGATGAGCAAGTCCTCGAAAACCATCTGGGGCTGGTTGTGCCACGCCAGTCTGGCCGAGGAAGCGGGTTGGATCACACTGGACCGCAGCCAGCGGACCTCGGCTTCGCAGTCGTTTTCCCGTGCCGTCTCCTCAAGAAACGCCTGCCAGGCCCACTCGCCCTCTTCCAGTCGCGGCCGCAGTTGGGACGACCCGGAAAGCAGAAACGTGGTATTCTCGGGTATCCATTGGTTCAGGGTCGAAAACCGCTCGTAGTACACCCCCGGCGCCATCCGCCCGTCGCCGCGCTCCAAAGCCCGCAGCAAGGCCCCGTGGCCACGGTCCGAGACCTCGCCGGTGGCGTCGAAGCGCTGCCAGCAAGCCTGGGCTCGGGACATGGACTCCGGGCTCAGCAGAGCCGGGGCCACCGGCAGGATGATCGCGTCCGGAACATCCTCCATGGAGCGCTGGCGCAAGGGTTCGAACAGGCGCATGCTCTCCAGGTGCTCACCGAAAAACTCCATCCGCAACGGAATCTCGAAGCCCGGCGGAAACACGTCCAGGATGTCGCCGCGTCGGGCGATCTCGCCAACGGCGCCAACCATGGACGACCGGCGGTAGCCCCAGGAAATCAGTTGTTCCAGGATCAGGTCCGGAGAGATTTCCTCGCCCACGCTCAGGTGCAGAAACGCGTTCTCCACCTCCTCCCGGGGCGGCCATTTGGACAAAAAATTCTCCACGCTCAGCACCAGGCCAAAGGGACGCACCGCGCCGTGCAGCGCGAAGAGGGTCAACCATCGCCTGCTCCAAGCGCCGGGGTCCGCGTGCAACGGGTCCTCGGGCGGATAGGCGGGCAGGGAGAACCAACGCCGCTTCCAGAACAGGTCCTGCTCGTCCCGGGAAAACAATCGGACCAGGGCCTCCATTTCCGGAACCTGCTTGGCCTCCGGCACCACCAACACAACGTTTTGCCCTTTGGCCAACAAAGACTCGGCCAGGTAGGCCTGGGTCGCCGGACCGCTTTTGTGCACGTACAGCGCATCCTTCCGCCCTCGTAAAAACTCTTGAACGTCCTTGGTCAAATACACGAACCGTCACCTCTATTGTTCATCGTCGAAAGCACTTTCTTTCCAAAACATTGCCCATCATTTCTGGAGAAATCTCTTCTTGGCGGGTATCTACTTTGCACATTTTGTGTCTGCTCTTACTCCGGCAATCGAAATCGGGGTCGGAATCGGGATCGGAACAGAAAAAAATAAGAACACACCCCAGCGTTTTCGATCCCGATTCCGATTCCGACTCCGACCCCGGCAATGGCATTACTCTGTGCTGAACAGTTACCTTGGCTCGCTTTGCGCCCTGAGCGAAGCGAGCGGTTCCCAAAAATTTCCCGGTTGCAAAAATCTCCCAGTTCATTACAACTGCGCCCTGTCGCGATCCGGGAGCGTCGCCGCGCGCCCAGCAAAACCCATCGGAGGTCATCCAGCAGCATGGCTTATTACCACGAACATTCCGCCGTATCTGTCTCCCTGGACGAACACGTCAAGATGCTCGGCGATGAGGATCTTTTGGATTTTTGGGAAGAAAGCCAATTCATGGAAGGTTTTTTTCACGAGCACGACATCTACCCGGAACTGCCGGTGGAGAATTATGAACGGCTCATTTTGCAGGAACTGCAGCTACGCTTCTGCCAGCGAGGCCAACCCTTCGCCACCCATCCACGAATCGAAACGCCCTGCCCATTCTGAATCCGCCTTAATTGCCCACTCCGGGTTTGCCTTGCCCGGTGCACTCATCCTCAATGAAACGGCACGCAACGTAGTAGGGGCACGGCGCGCCGTGCCCCTACGTTGGCGTGCCGTGCTTCCATCAGCATAGCACTACGACACCGCCCTGCCTGCCAAGTGCCCCCGTCCGATGCAGACGTACTCCAGATCGAAGCGCTTCAGAAATTCCGGATCATACAGATTCCGGCCGTCGAAAATAATCGCCTCGGTCAGGTTTTTGCGAATCCGCTGAAAATCCGGATTGCGGAACTGGTTCCACTCAGTGGCCACGGCCAACACGTCCGCGCCGTCCAGCACTTCGTACTGGTTGGCATGAAAGGATACCAGCGGATTGTCCGCCAAGGCCTCGCGAGCCTTTTCCCCCGCCGCCGGATCAAAGGCCCGGACCCGCATCCCGGCCGAGGTCAATTCCGCAATCAGTTCCAGGGCCGGGGCCTCGCGGATGTCGTCCGTGTTCGGCTTGAAGGCCACGCCCCACAAGGCCAGGGTCTTGTCCCGCACCCCGCCTTGCTGAGCGAAGTAAGCGGAAATCTTGTCCACCAAGCTCCGCTTCTGACGCATGTTCAACCCGTCCACGGCCTTGAGCACCCCGGGTTCGTAGCCACTGCTAGCGGCCGTGTCGATCAGGGCGCGGACGTCCTTGGGAAAGCAGGAGCCGCCGTACCCCAGGCCCGGGTAGATGAAGTGCCGACCAATGCGCGAATCCGAACCGATGCCCATGCGTACGTCGTTGACGTCCGCGCCGACCCGTTCGCAGATATTGGCGATTTCGTTGATGAACGAAATCTTGGTGGCCAGCATGCAGTTGGCAGCGTACTTGGTCATCTCCGAACTACGCACGCCCATGATGATCAGCTTTTCCCGGCTGCGAGCGAACGGCGCGTACAGGGCCTTGAGCAGTTCGCCCACCCGGACGTTGTCCGTGCCCACCACCACCCGATCCGGTTTCATGAAATCGTTGACCGCGTCGCCTTCCTTGAGGAATTCCGGATTGGAGACCACGTCGAACTCGATGCTCACCCCGCGGGCCTGCTGTTCTTCCAGGATCAGCGCCCGCACCTGATCGGCCGTGCCCACCGGGACCGTGGATTTGTTCACCACGACCTTGTACTCCTTCATGAGCTTGCCCACGTCTCGGGCCACCTGGTGGACGAAACGCAGGTCGCAACTGCCATCGGGCCGGGAAGGGGTCCCCACGCAGATCATCACGAACAAGGCCGAATCCAGACCATCCGTCAGTTCCGTGGTGAAGCGCAACCGGCCCTGCTCCGTGTTCCGCTGCACGATCTCTTCCAACCCCGGCTCGAAGATATGGATTTTGCCCTGAGTCAGATTTTTGACGATCTCCGGGTTCACGTCCACGCAAACCACGTTGTTGCCCATTTCCGCGAAACAAGCCGCGGTCACCAACCCCACGTATCCCGTACCGACAATACATAAATTCATGACGAATTGATCTCCTTCACAAAAGTGTTGTTCCTTGCATCCATGGCAATCGCGCCAAAGGCGACGCTTTCTTACCGCCCCCGCATACCGGGCACAACCCCCAGGAATCGAGGTCGTTCGGGCTTGGGTTCGAACCGCGGAATATTTTCCTGGTAATTTGAGAGCTTGGTCGTATTACCCCGCCGCTCGATCCACCGACGCTTGATATTCACCATTCATCGATGGTAGCCCAATTATAGAACGCCGAGCAACAACAGAGCTCCGAACTTCCAATACGCCTGAAGCCCTTACCTAACCTGGAGATCGCTTATGAACATCGTCGTGCT contains these protein-coding regions:
- a CDS encoding peptidylprolyl isomerase, producing the protein MISMRQYSLHPNAYQASVPPVFPTASLVGFRGAFSAASLAAFLGMIMLLFLILGCSAPLDEQGVVARVNGEAVFLSEIEAVHDLKYLAGMTHQVNSLPRLREEYGAVLTEILIQRLVARYLADHGLAVTDEEMEAAEMVVRADYPEGAFEQMLIEEYIHLDRWREQLRAGLNQNKLVQKVLRPSISIDYLEVDAYYRERIADFYLRPRVRFLLVQGQERDLVEKVLELSATEPDPDVLGQRFDRVDVHAYALREDNIPGDWQALLSGLEPKQATSILSRNPDGYQVLVLLERTEGRIVDPAQAYPLVERILLESKLREAFDAWLTEALRSASIQVNHQLLARE
- the mfd gene encoding transcription-repair coupling factor produces the protein MYLTKDVQEFLRGRKDALYVHKSGPATQAYLAESLLAKGQNVVLVVPEAKQVPEMEALVRLFSRDEQDLFWKRRWFSLPAYPPEDPLHADPGAWSRRWLTLFALHGAVRPFGLVLSVENFLSKWPPREEVENAFLHLSVGEEISPDLILEQLISWGYRRSSMVGAVGEIARRGDILDVFPPGFEIPLRMEFFGEHLESMRLFEPLRQRSMEDVPDAIILPVAPALLSPESMSRAQACWQRFDATGEVSDRGHGALLRALERGDGRMAPGVYYERFSTLNQWIPENTTFLLSGSSQLRPRLEEGEWAWQAFLEETARENDCEAEVRWLRSSVIQPASSARLAWHNQPQMVFEDLLIGVDRQGVDLPEKTFGSFQELFWRPEARQRPWSTLMQALRTWQDERPQVLIAFHSDHSRNRFGTRLAEEGISFGESFDPRGQGVALVRSSLRKGLDLEWNGLLLLAEDVLQPDEKKGPARQAHKKGFAGLDSFDELSAGDLLVHRDYGLGRFDGLHRVRIGDAANDYLLIEYAGEDKLYLPVDRLNLVQRYKGPESASPSLDRLGGAQWSKTKERARKAIEKIAQDLVEIYAYRRVAKGYAYSPMNEMYRDFEASFGYEETPDQSRAIDDVLADMDLPQPMDRLVCGDVGFGKTEVAMRSAFRAVMDGKQVALLCPTTVLAEQHYQNFRMRMEHFPVQVAMLSRFVPKVRQKQVLEAAARGRVDILIGTHRLISDDVHLPNLGLLILDEEQRFGVKHKEKLKKLRKNVDVLTLTATPIPRTLQLSLSGIRSLSVIETPPVDRKPVQTFLLERDAGMLRRALAQELERGGQAFWVHNRVQGLEQVVEYVRSLAPEARIGMAHGQMSATMLEEAMHKFWHGELDILVCTAIIESGLDFPRANTLIVDQAQMFGLGQLYQLRGRVGRSERQASAYFVVNNLNGLPESTRKRLQVILDMDYLGAGFFVAMEDLRLRGAGNILGETQSGTISKVGLELFLEMLENEVRRLKGEAPREDAQTEMNVLYPAHIPEGYIPEARDRLHFYKALSSAGTNQAALEIEGEVKDRFGSFPEELRTFLEVVRLKRLLSSLKAVKADLLPGKVVVAWPDGTNGRKDEPGDSGGLDLAVLDAIVPWVLQHQDQARLLPPNRVELRFADKAANYRHLQQATTLLSELTPSRPASS
- a CDS encoding UDP-glucose/GDP-mannose dehydrogenase family protein → MNLCIVGTGYVGLVTAACFAEMGNNVVCVDVNPEIVKNLTQGKIHIFEPGLEEIVQRNTEQGRLRFTTELTDGLDSALFVMICVGTPSRPDGSCDLRFVHQVARDVGKLMKEYKVVVNKSTVPVGTADQVRALILEEQQARGVSIEFDVVSNPEFLKEGDAVNDFMKPDRVVVGTDNVRVGELLKALYAPFARSREKLIIMGVRSSEMTKYAANCMLATKISFINEIANICERVGADVNDVRMGIGSDSRIGRHFIYPGLGYGGSCFPKDVRALIDTAASSGYEPGVLKAVDGLNMRQKRSLVDKISAYFAQQGGVRDKTLALWGVAFKPNTDDIREAPALELIAELTSAGMRVRAFDPAAGEKAREALADNPLVSFHANQYEVLDGADVLAVATEWNQFRNPDFQRIRKNLTEAIIFDGRNLYDPEFLKRFDLEYVCIGRGHLAGRAVS